A region from the Dromaius novaehollandiae isolate bDroNov1 chromosome 28, bDroNov1.hap1, whole genome shotgun sequence genome encodes:
- the MBD6 gene encoding methyl-CpG-binding domain protein 6: MNSSDERAGADRPACPPAGPVPVGWERKVEEGCVRYISPSGTALTSLEQTRAYLLADGTCKCGLECPLNMHKVFNFDPGAAVAGRGAPGAQGQQDMTKLCNHRRKTVAMATLYRSMEGAPGPGCRRPGTGPGLSPLFPAGGRPAVPPGVPPPGAGGTFPRAPARAKTPEAAPAGDRLGPPPFPRPRDVFPGANGSPESRPPPPPPPPAPRLGRRLPPPDAPRPPQAEDARSRRAAGRTGARTAPAPAPSPAGAAGSPAEPGGPCAAAANGAPRAGKDDSPVSGALTNQSSNNPPVPLDAVPEGRGLAGLPPAGPPFPASSLLSAAAKAQLGAPAPPPSTLPPRPLAPDAPLPPAAGKAARRPRRPEPEDAAAPRVPPAAEPEGPPAPGQPLTALLSLLGAQGGPGGPPAPLPACQDVNGQLLGLFGQLAASAEPTSGTPPQPKAPGHSGAPGAAASPAVTKGPPALGAGSGGEEAAGGALGCPPPPPAAEPAAFAGQEQAPALGGSLPPGLLLGTLPFSVALGQHPPAPGGDPEGPGLPSLLAASLLPGQPPVPLLPLGVPLPALDLLPPPPPGALLPALLPLAPAGGKGPPEGYAALPDGPLLFSALPASLALEPALLAAGLAPPESSPPSGLASPPAAPTSTGAPPRLLRPPAGRAGPPTAPPAPRGASTRWGPSWAAPCSAPRCWATCRR, encoded by the exons ATGAACAGCAGCGATGAGCGCGCCGGAGCAGACCGACCCGCGTGCCCGCCGGCCGGGCCCGTGCCCGTGGGCTGGGAGCGCAAGGTGGAGGAGGGCTGCGTGCGCTACATCAG CCCCAGCGGCACGGCGCTGACCTCGCTGGAGCAGACGCGCGCCTACCTCCTGGCCGACGGCACCTGCAAGTGCGGCCTCGAGTGTCCGCTCAACATGCACAAG GTGTTTAACTTCGACccgggggcggcggtggccggGCGAGGGGCCCCCGGGGCCCAGGGCCAGCAGGACATGACCAAACTCTGCAACCACCGCCGGAAAACGGTGGCCATGGCCACGCTGTACCGCAGCATGGAGGGCGCCCCgggccccggctgccgccgccccggcacAG GTCCCGGCTTGAGCCCGCTGTtcccggcgggggggcgcccggccgtgccccccggcgtccccccgcccggcgccggcggcaccTTCCCCAGAGCCCCCGCCAGGGCGAAGACCCCCGAGGCCGCCCCCGCGGGGGACCGGCTTGGCCCCCCGCCCTTCCCGCGGCCCCGCGACGTCTTCCCGGGGGCCAACGGCAGCCCCgagagccgcccccccccgccgccgccgccgccagccccccgcttgggccgccgcctgcccccgccggacgcccccaggcccccccaggcCGAGGACGCCCGGAGCCGCCGTGCCGCGGGCAGGACCGGCGCCCgcacggcaccggcaccggcaccgtcaccggcgggggcggcggggagcccggcggaGCCCGGGGGGCCGTGCGCGGCGGCCGCCAACGGTGCCCCCCGGGCGGGCAAGGACGATTCCCCCGTCAGCGGTGCCTTAACCAACCAAAGCAGCAATAACCCGCCAGTGCCCTTAGACGCCGTCCCCGAGGGCCGGGGCCTggcggggctgccgccggcgggcCCCCCCTTCCCGGCGAGCAGCCTGCTGAGCGCCGccgccaaggcccagctgggcgcccccgcgcccccccctaGCACTTTACCCCCCCGCCCGCTCGCCCCCGacgccccgctcccgccggcggcgggcaaggcggcccggcggccccggcggccggaGCCCGAGGACGCGGCggccccccgggtgccccccgccgccgagcccgAGGGGCCCCCGGCGCCCGGGCAGCCCCTGACGGCGCTGCTGAGCCTGCTGGGCGCCCagggggggcccggcggccccccggcccccctgcccgcctgccaggaCGTCAACGGCCAGCTCCTGGGGCTCTTCGGGCAGCTGGCGGCCTCGGCCGAGCCCACCTCAGGGACCCCCCCGCAGCCAAAAGCCCCCGGCCACAGCGGCGCCCCAG GTGCCGCGGCGTCTCCAGCCGTCACCAAAGGCCCCCCGGCCCTgggggccggcagcggcggggaggaggccgccgggggggcgctgggctgcccgccgcccccccccgccgccgagcccgcgGCCTTCGCGGGGCAGGAGCAGGCGCCGGCCCTGGGCGGCTCGCTGCCGCCGGGGCTCCTCCTGGGCACCCTGCCCTTCTCGGTGGCCCTGGGCCAGCacccgccggcgcccggcggggacCCCGAGGGGCCGGGCCTGCCCTCGCTGCTGGCGGCCTCCCTGCTGCCGGGGCAGCCCCCggtgcccctgctgcccctcggCGTCCCCCTGCCCGCCCTGgacctgctgccgccgccgccgccgggggccctgctcccggccctgctgcccctggcgcCGGCGGGCGGGAAGGGCCCCCCCGAGGGCTACGCGGCGCTGCCCGACGGGCCCCTGCTCTTCTCGGCGCTGCCCGCCTCGCTCGCCCTCGAGCCCGCGCTGCTGGCCGCCGGGCTGGCCCCCCCCGAGAGCTCCCCCCCG TCCGGCCTCGCCAGCCCCCCCGCGGCACCTACCTCGACCGGCGCCCCCCCACGACTACTGAGGCCCCccgcggggagggccgggcccccgacggcccccccggccccccggggcgCCTCCACCCGCTGGGGCCCCAGCTGGGCGGCTCCCTGCTCGGCGCCACGCTGCTgg gcGACCTGCCGGCGCTGA